GAGCCCCATGCtccaaaatcaaaattaaaataaacaatttgaaCATCATGAACTGCTGGGAGACTGAACAAGcgtttgaataaaataaaagttgaacacaatatttaaaaatcagatttttatgcAATAATTGGagctgtttgattttttttcgaatgataataaataacaaaaaacaattccATTTCCTGAATTTTcaccagccatttttttttttatgggaccAAATTTCCTCGACCACACAGAATCAGATTGAAGACAGTCTGGAAGATATAATAACCTTTTTCTGTCTAATTCATATCCAGCATTCATGAAagaatttcaaaacattttaacaGTGGAAGCACCAAAGCCTATTGAAAGAATACAAAACTCTGTATTGGGAAACAACCAATCAATAATGCCTCTTAGATAGattctaaatataatatatatatatatatattacacttcCAGGGATAGTGTAGGAAAAAAAGCAAGTTACCAAAAACTGTACAGATATATTAGTAGAGATATACAAATTACCGTACAGTAAAGAAATAAACAGACATTCTTAGTATCCCCCctctttttgcaaaaaaagaaaaagagaaaaaaaaaataacagcaaagtgagcatttttaacaaaaatgtaacagtCTTCAATTAACAATGCTCTCGCATTTATCAAAGGTATTGTATGAACTTGCTCTTAGGAAAGTCAGGCAGTAGTAATAAAGTTATAACAATCAGAACAGTGCAAAGAATCCCTCTTTCCAGTATAAAGTAAGACATAGAAGCCAAGCCTGTGCTTTATACTGATATGTAATACATTCTCACAAGTTCTGCTTTGAATGAAGGATGGGAGAGGTGGTTCCTGATTAAAGTGcagcaaaaaattgtatttccacAACAAATGTCATTTGCATCTTCATTTTTACTTCCATCAGACAGTCTCTGAGATTTTTCAgccacaaatttaaaaaagaataaagaataaactTCAACACATCTTGGTCCCTCTCTCTTACTCTGTCCATGAGAAATCTGGTCTCATTTTTGGTTTGATTTTGATTCCTTCAACAGATGGGATGTGGGAATCAAAAAAAGGCAACCGTTGTTGCTTCGGACACCTGTTTGAGAATAtcagtgtcattttttttctcaccagtaattttatttttaataagggcCAATGATGACTGCTTCAATTTCTTTGGAAGGTCTTCTGTCTTTGACCAAAAAGTTAATCATCCCTTCTGATTTTATTAGCAGGTTGCATCCCAAAAAGAAGATCCCAAACACGACTGTGAGGGATAGAACACACATCACTGCAATTTGTACCACTCGCATGATAAACAGGTTCCTCTCGTCAAGAGGGGGCACCTCAAATCCATCGTCTGTTACAACCGAAGCTGGGGTGCAACACCCCAAGATACTTCCAATAGAGTCAGTTCCGTTGGAGAACAGTAATCCGGCTTCTGTCTGGTTCATCTTCCTAAACTTCTTGTGGCTGTAGAACAAAGTCAAACAGGTGCTTCTGATGGAATAGAAAAAGAGAGTTCAGGGACAATCACCCATTAATCATAAGATTTGCCACATTGGTTTCTTGCTTCATCAAGAGGGAAGGAGAAAGATTGCCAGTCAATTTTTTCCAAACAAGATTTCTTTTCTTTATCAGTTTGAGTTTGCAAGCATCCGAGCATGGAAGAAAACCTCTGGCTTTCTTTGTCTATGGTTATTATAGTGCTCTGGATGAGCCATTAGCTGGTGGGAGGTGTCTCGGTTCCATtagtctaatattttttttagagttgTAAGGAAATACTGCCATCTCTTGGCAGTTTGCAGAAATTAAATCTCAGTTTTCTACAGAGAAAACGGTTCTTCTTATTTTCATGCTTTAGAATATTGTGCAAATTCTTgtaatttgctaatttatttgagCAGATTTTAAGATTATAAAAACTTTACAACTTGCTTGaagtatcattttatttttttgaaacaaaaatatttacccAACATAATTACCCGCcttaaaatacaaatacttatttttttaaaaaactttttttcagataCCCACTGATTGTGAAAAATGTAGCCCCAGGAGTACAAATACACAGAGGTATCTTTTCAATGAATGCATTGCACCAAGGGGAGAGAAAGGGAAGGGGAGTCAAATTGGGAATATGAGAACTGTAATACAGGCGAAAGGGGAGATACACAGAAATGAAAAGGGAAGACATTGACAGAGAGGGTGCAAAAGACTGGTACATGTGAGAAAAAAGTTGAAAGGCAGACACATGGGGCGAGGACTAAATGTGAATATATTAGAGCTTGGGGAGAGGTGTAAATGGGGACAGACTGGCATCCTCCACCTGTCTGTTGGCCCCGGGTAGACATAACACTATGCAACTTAATATAAAGCCCCTGTCACTTGTCTTTTGCCCTTATGAAAATGTATCACCAAGCCTCGGGCATGAGCTGCACCTCCCTTGTGAGCCTTGGGTACCTGGTGCATGGCGAACCCTCTGTTTAATTAGGCCTTTAGTTCGATTCATGCAAATCAAAGAAGGGTTGAATAATGCATGAAGTAATTTTATCTGAATGACTCTTTATTGAGTAGAATATAAATGCTATTTATAAAGTGCATCTTGTCTTGGCAGAGACTCCAAAGCATTTAGGCAGGGAGGCTCCATCACAGGGAGGGGCGAGGGGCAAATCATCAGTGCAGACAAGCAGAAAATGCAGGGCTGCTGAGAAAATCTAGTAAAAAGGGCAGAAGGAGGAAAAACTCATTAAAGGCAGACAATCTGCGGAGCAGGAGGGAGACAGGCAGCAAATTCTAATCTTCCGAGGCGCACAAGCAGGCATTTAAAAAGGCATCAATccaattaaataaatcaattgcTTAAAACCATTCAAGGATGCAATATTCTGCTCAATACATTGATGTTCTCTTTTTTGGGAAAACCACGGCTAAAGGAAACTTGGTAAACCTGTACTATAATGTACCAGATCTGGACTTTATCCACCCCTGGGTGATTAAAATCAGctttaaatagggatgtagcgaacggcggaaaaaatgttcgcgaacatattcgcgaacttgcgacaaaacatgcgaatagttcgcgaacgtcgcgaaccccatagacttcaatgggaaggcgaattttaaaagctagaaaagacatttctggccagaaaaatgattttaaagttgtttaaagggtgcaacgacctggacagtggcatgccagagggggatcaagggcaaaaatgtatctgaaaaatccattgttgacacagcgctgcgttttgtgctgtaaagggcagaaatcacactacgtcactcaggtgatgtttctggacacggaatgtgaaaaagctcacacagctaggtggcacttggttaaagactgggcaaataatgcctgcaaggtcaacgtatacactacagccgttggatacggaatatattattgctgcttgaaaaacgtcactcgggaggtgtttctggagacggtattattattgatatttagacagctaggtggcagttgtttgaagaacagatgcagatgagagatcagcagcaggacagctgcccacagcagctacatacagagcactgcagtagaaggtagattactagccagcaaagctacctaacctaaaatgtccctcaaatccctgcagagttctgtccctacaatacagagcagtatcaagtagattactagccagcaaagttactatcaactgtccctcaaatcactaacagctctctccctacactagctcttccaagcacacacaggcagaatgaaaaaacgctgcagggcttcagtttatatatggaaggggagtggtccagggggtgtgggggtggtccaggagggagagcttcctgattggctgccatgtatctgctggtctggggtgagagggcaaaaataagcgccagctaaggcgaacccaaattggcgaacgtcgcgcgacgttcgcgaacattcgccgaacgcgaatagtcgatgttcgcgcgaattagttcgcgggcgaacagtccgcgacatccctagctttaaatcaggggtgcccaaaagagaGTCTAATATCCCCATTGTCAGGGTCATCCCACTTCTAAATCatcagggtggggggggggtgaagggcAAAACTGGTAATCTCTTCTTTTTATTTAGTGAAATCAGTGCAGTGGAACAGCTTCAAGGTAAAGAGATGCCACAGCTGCTCTGAAACTGGAGAAATAAGAGCAGAGGCCAATTAAATGTAACCCTTCTGCTGCTGCAACGTAAGTGCAGTTAGTTCAGCTAAAAAGGAAAGTGATTGCCTTTGGGCTTAGGAACACCTAAACATGGGCAAATCCTTTCTTACCTCATCATATGTGCTTTGGGGACATGCAGAGTGAGTATTAGGGTAATACAGATAGATTTATGGGGTATGTAATTGCTAACATATTGTTtgctataaaagaaaaataatttgactaTTTGTATACAGAGGTGGCCCTTCAAGCTATTTTAGTATTTTGTATGTAATGGCTTAATCTGTATAGGCAGGTTTCATCCTCAGCATCATGCCCCCTTTAAGTTGTCAGTTTTGTCTCAACATGTATGACATCATAATTGCATAATTCCACCCTCTACCATATGGTCTGTTGGTACCCTGGGAACCTCCACATTCACAAAGGAACCTAGAGAGCAATTCATTCCATGTAGCGATCGAGAGGttgatttttaaaacagcaatGTTCCTCTTGCTTTGGTTTCCTAGGAAACATTTTTGATTGACAGGGCTACTTGGATGTATGCACTATAGATTCAAGGCCCTGCAGCTTTGCCATAGCCCTAGGAATACTGACTCTTCATATATTAAAGTTCAGTGAAGCAAGATGCAGCCAGAgcagaatataatgtactttttataGCCCCTTGGGGCCACTGTCAGTCTCCACTGTAATTAAGGTAAAGTGAGAATATATTCTTAAATAGTAAAGCCATTGTGTTGGCTAAATCTGTACACCTGGCAGGTTTATTACATTTCTGTATGGCTGATTCCACACCCCAGTGATGCTAGACTGCCCCATCCCAGACATTGAGTTATGCTTTCTGCAAGGgggttataacacaataggatgACTATGGGAGGTGATAAGGAAGTTTGTGGCCCAGTTGTGGCCCAGTTTAAGATGCATGCTTGATTAATTCTACATTTACCTCTAATGTATATTTTGAATTTAATAAATGGAGACTTTTAACTGATTAAAATCCTCCTCTTGTGTTACAGAGACCCTAGAGTAACAAGATCACGCTGGGTCCCCCCACAAAAAACTTTTGAGGGGCCCGGTATgaaaggtctgcttcctctatagttacaccatggCCTAAGGATAATGACACACAAAATAATTCCCAGAGCACAACATGATTTCAGAGAATGGCTCCACTCATGAATAGGCCGGGTTAATTTGAATGGCGatttcctagggttgccacccaaccAAGGCCAGTATtgtaatttaccagcaatgtatttGGCAGAAAGTTAACTAACTCAGTCCCTGCTTGCAGCTTGATCTTATTACCCATCGTCACATGGATCTTGATTTGCCCACTTATGTCACTGCTCTGCCCACTTTTTGCTTCTGATCCACACATACACCTATGATGCCCTGGATACTTACTGTGTTTAAAAATGATCATTACCTTAACCAAGAGTTAACAGACAGGGTACAGGTGATTGCAGTTCCAGTGCCAAGAATGCCAGTTCCAGTGTCATACTGGGGAACTGACCCCCAAGACCAGCTCTACCACTCTAACTTCAAAATTTCCTTCAGCTCTGTGGGACTGCTGATAGGTAGTGGTGGCAGGCAGCAGGACAAGCTGGAAAATATCAGGAATTTTGGTGGGTGGTCCAGTTTGACCCTGGTAGGTAGTGGTGTCAGGCAGTgtgtaatagggtaaaatgttaatggtttaataaaaatgtttatgtaatgGTTAATACATACATTTAGGTTGGCCACTATGGGGAGATAGAGGATAACAATTGTGAGGAAaagtccccagtgggtggagTATAGGAAGTTATAAAAGGAGAAGTTTCAGTAAGCGAGGCTGAGTTGCATCATGGGAAGAAAGCTGAGCAGAGGGCactacagcagcagcagtagattCATATCCTGGAAGGGGTACTGAGCCTAGGTAGTGTGAGGCCTAGTGGtgtaatagtactctctagggAATGTAAGAGAGCAAGGTAACTAGCATGGTCAGCTTTGGCCCCAACTAGGAGTGGCATAGTGTTTCCAGCAGGAATCCAGCCAGCCAGAACATAAGAGGAAGGGCTAGTTCTGGAGAGTGAGCCAGCCAGGACCCAAGAGGTGTGCCTATGAGGGTGTGTTCCCCCTGGCAGTGTGCAGTTACATATGTAAAAAGCTAGGATATTGAGCCCTGTGAAAGTGTTACTGCTCCACTGAAGGCCGTGATTATACAGAGAATGTGTTTAAATTGCAACTATCCAAATTGTATGTTTCACTGAGGTTTCGCCCACTCAAAAGGTTGGTGGTACATCAAGGGTTAATAACAGGTACAGCTGAGAAAAATATTTGCCCCAGTTACAAGCAGGACAAACTGGAAAGTACCAGGAATTTTGGCAGGTGGTCCAGTTTGACCCTGACAAATTTCAAGTGTTTTGTCATTTGTTATTGACCTAAGAGCCTTTCAGTACTACCTctatgccagtgatccccaaccagtagctcgtgagcaacatgttgctctccaaccccttggatgttgctctcagagtcctcaaagcaggtgattatttttgaattccaggcttgaaaagtgaattaaaattgcataaaaactaagtatagtgccaagttgagcctcttgtaggctgccagtccacataggggctacctaatagccaatcactgcccttatttggcacccaagggactttttcatgctcgtgttgctccccaactctttttacattttaatgtggctcatggtttaaaaaggttggggaccactgctctatgcTAATTGCTTTACCTAAGTTGTTGATATGAAGCCAAACACTAGATAGTTATAGGCCACCCTGTCCAAATTCCAAGGATGCAGTGTCTCTAGTACATTTTGTGCTGGATTTAATAGACTCTGACTGGCACAATTGTGTTGCATTATCCTATATGAGTGTCTAAAAATATCTGTGAGTACATAATTGTttgaactaaaaaatgtttagattaaaaaaaaaaatgcaaatattggtAGATGCCATTAAAGGTAACATACCAGGAGATGAGAAACTTAGGATCTTCAGATGTTGTTCGAGCTGCGAACAATCTGTGGttagcagaggatgctgggagaagTTGTTTATATGCAGAGCTGTGGGTTGCCTAGCTCATGTGTGTTATTTCCTTGGTCCTCAATGCAAATTTTGGTGCAGAGTCCCTGCTTATTTACATCTGAATCCTAACACTAACAACTACCACCTGTTTAATTCTACCTCCATTATCCACCTATTTTCTTTATTCCCTGGCTGTGGGATTGTACATTGGCATCAGACTGTTCAGACTGTTTCCATGGGGGACCATCAGTTTCAAGGACCCGACCCAAAACTCTTGTAGCTCCACCCCTTGGTGTGTGAAGTGACTTAACCAAACATATATTGAGGGAATAAATGAAGGCTGCATTCTAATCATCCATAATGATGCATTATGGTGGGGTCGGAATGAGGAAAGTGCAAGTAGTGTGTGTGGGATCCAACTACCATCAGACCACATTTATCCCATATTCTAGGTCTCAGAATAAACTACAAATCCCTGTGTATACAGCATAACTGTGCAAAGAGCAGCTCGAACATTATTTCAACCTATGCAGAGCAGGCATTCTGGTATGTTACTAAGTGCTGAATTGAGCACAAATGGGCTGCCGCGACTCATGCATCATACAACAGCAGGAGACACATTGCACCGGTGGCACATCTGTCATGTTAGATTTCTCTCTTTAAACCGAGAAACGTTTCTTCCTCTGGCATCTACTGGAACCAAACCATAAAGCACTGCTCATTTCTCTGGTAGCCCTGTCAGTCTTTACACACGCAGCTTTCTAACCCTAGAGGAGTAAATCTGTGGGAAATAGAAccagatgggtttttttggaaCTTGCAATGTGAAGTtgttattctgaacacatatttcTGCTCAATCCAAGCATTTCTGCTACCCTTTGAGGAACAATTTATTCAATTTAGGAGGGACTCCTGATCTTGAATGAAGGTGGCATTACCCCAAAACTGCCACCGGCACctattttttgccttcatggttTTTCCTGGCATAAAAATAATAAGCATCAGCTTAAGGAGGGTAAAGCTTTTAGTGCAGACTTGATGCAGCTGGAGTAAAGGAGAGGGGGTGATCCATTATTCTTTAACTGAATAGTTCCAAGGCACAAAATAGGGTATTCCACTGTGTGGTCTATCCATGCCAACTGATACATATAGATATAAAGGTGGAGGAGTTGAGTGatgtatgtactgtaaatatataacaCTAGAAGCTGAACACACAGCTAGAGGATAGAGGGGGCTTAGTGAAGTCTTGACTGATGTGCAAATTATAATATTTCTCTGGCAAATGCATAAATTGCTCAAAGATTGTTAGACCCTAAAGAAAGATTCTGCTGTGcaagccagaactaggggtagaaaaGCAGTAGATGGGATCAGAGCGGGCGAGTGAGCTGTGGGACAATATGGGACCAAGCAGTGGGGCTAGGGGTGGGTTGGGTGTCAATACAAGCTGGTCTAGCTCTGCTGTTGTGGGCAACATCATTTTCATTGCATTTACTGGCCTAGTTATTGAAagtaaacattagtgatgggcgaatttattcgccaggcgcgaattcgcggcgaatttgcgcgattcgccgccggcgaataaattagcgaaacgcccgcgaaaattcgcggaaaaaattcgccagcgtcaaaattttttttcgaaaaaacggacgcaggcgtcaaaaacgggcgccggcgcaaaaaaacgggcgccggcgtcaaaaacgggcgcctgcgtcaaaaacgagacgccggcgccgtttcgcgaatttttcgccgtttcgcgaatttcgcgcgaaattcgcaaatttttcggcgaagcgaaacggcgcaaattcgcccatcactagtaaacatcttattggttgctatgggttactagacctacaGCACCATTGGTAATTTACTATGCCACATATAGTATGCAAGAGCACGAGGGGAGCAAATGTATACCCTCAATGCCGATTTAAAAAGCAGTTGCATCTTGTGTGTTGTTTCACAACGTCAATCCTCTTTTTCTGTGCATGGGTTTTAATCGCCACTCCATGTAGAGGGCTGCATCTGTCTAAAGAGAGTGGATAATCCTGATAAGGAATCTCTGCTGACAGATCACTGTAACAAACAGTGTCGCTGTGTGTGAATGGGAGTAATTAGCTCCAATTTATCTTTCCAGCAATGAACACAACAATCAGTCAATGAAACACACAGTAAACAGTCAGCACAATCAGAATTACTCACCTAAGGATGCTGACTGCAATAATGGTTTGTagaattttcttaaaggggaatcaAACCCTCCTAAACACTTTTTAAGGCCAATTGGGTTATTGCCCAGCTAGTgcattagagcatgggttacatttgacttCAACACTAAAGGCAGAGCCTCCGTTAAGAAGAGATGAAGGTATGGTGTAGTACAACTTCcataggctactgtgcataaaaaggTAAAAGAGAGAacggttcttgcagtaaaacagaaaaggaacaatttatttgtcagagacaaatgagcTACAGAGTTACTTACAGTCCAAAGAGGCAAATGTGTAAAATCAATAGAGGATCAGGAACTCCCTAAGGATATAGTGAAGTAGTAAAATACCACCCTCTAGGGAGAATTACCTCAACAGTGGTCTGGATTCAACACAGTGGAGTAATCAGGGAGAACAGTCCAAACCTGACACCCTATTCACTGcagtcccttcactgtaggcaatctAATAGCCTTAGGAAgatactccctgctacacctccttgatggagcacaggctgctcatgcTGTTTAACCCacctgtcttactctcctagagagtcctaTAATAGGTAGTATCCTATCTCTAATTGGTCtaattcacagggtccctgctccccaacttgtcTCTAGAGGTGCTGGTCCCTTTAGGACAGAAAGGCTTAACCAGGCCTTGTTGTACCTAGGCTCAGTgggaacatccagctgggtcagcaaccaaaAGCCAAATAGAAAGATCCACCCCTAACCAGACACTATGTTAATGTGTGTCAGAAAGTGGTCATAGGCCAGTAGGCcaataatacaaatatgtaaattagtaactagatacatgggcatatattatataaaatatataattatataacgtGTCCACCCCATTGAAGCACATAAGAAGGTGTTGTTTTCTGATCCCCCCCCTGCACCAACCATTTTACTACTCTGGACAGATGAAATCCACCAAAGTGGTTTGACCTTTGCTGCAACTTACaagtgggggtgggggggggggagaaataaaatctttatgtaggagggttttttttggacTGATGCAGGTgctggaagagaaaaaaaaattgcaatcaaGCTTAGCATAGCACTTACTGTACATAGCATAAACATATTTACTTTGATTTCTATGAGGAttaccttcccctttaaagacatgtAGTTGTGTAAAATGAGCCCCTCTTTTGTTAGGGTCCTTTATCTCTTTTAGTAAAGTATCTTATTACAATAGACTGTAGGCATTAAATAAGGTGCATAATTCTAAACCAatgtatagtgatccaaattatggaaaaaacctTTAACTGGATAATCCCAAGTGCAAAACATTCTTTAGATTGCAAGatcttgtgagcagggccttcTGATCCCAAcgcttgtttgttaaattattgtaagaccccttACGTCATATATTTTACTTATATCATATGTCTGATTAGGCAGGTTCTTGACAGAACAAGACCATGAATTTATTTCTTCTCTACACTAGAGGGCAGACTGATACACATATTAGCTTGAAAGGAATTAAATAAAATGCTTGTTGCAAATAAACATATCAGCTAAAACAAGGTCTGTGTATTTTTCAGCACTTCGTCATGCATTCACTATACATTGAACAGATATATATAGCATTtgttaattgcaaataaaaataaaggttatAGGTGATGGACCTGACTATTTTCATATTCTTTTACTATGCAATACTGTGTCAgaaaatatattagtatatatatatatatatatatatatatatatatatatatatatatatatatatatatatatatatatcagtactgtatatacatgtgaTATTTGGGTATGTTTATGACAGGGGCTCAGTGTAGGAAGGCAGCAATGTTGTGGTTCTAGGAGTAGAGCAAATGAGGGGATGCCCAGAGACGCCACAGCAAGTTCAGCCTCCTACAGAGGTATTCTTGCCCGCAGGCTGATTTGATTCTTAGAATGTAGCATTCATTGACATAAGTTCAGAATGTTCAGAATGCCACAGACTCTCCATATCTGCACCCCCAGCCCCATTGTACATGACTTTATGGTATTGGAGGACACAGTCATTTCTCAAATATCAGCATTAAAGCAATTGCAATGAAATAAGGACAAAGTGCTCTCAGAAATATAGAGCTAAATAAGAACACAATCATTATTGTGGGTATATTATTGCATTTCTTGCTGTGAGTGCATATAAAAAAAGgatataatacaatgaattagctCATGTCTGGCAGCGATCAAAAGGCTAAGGTTAGAGACAGAACAATAGGCCGAGTTTTAATTGGGGTTGAGGTgcacccatagactttattaaTTGTAAATACCAGCGGAGGTTACTAAGCAACAGGAATGGGATTAAAGCAATACATTTCAAGCAAGAGTTCTGGgaattttacatataaataatgacGCAAAGAATACAATAATATTTTCCAAGATTAAAGTGGTTTATTTATGTGTTGGTGCACAGAGTTGATTGCATGGATTGGTTGGTCTCCAATACACAGTAATCAGACGGTTTGTATTTATGGAGTGGGCTGCTGAAGACAACAGAATGCCTCTTCAAGCCAGGCCTTATTCCCAATACCCTGTAgctaaatgaaaacaaatcctGCCAACAATGTCCTAACATCTAGTTGAAAGCCATCCCAGAAGAGGAGAGGCACAATTTAATATCAATGATATCAATGAATGGCCAACTTTATTTTAAAACCCTTGGTTTTGAAGATGTTGGACAGTCATCCACATGCTTCTGGTCATATAATATACTGAATATTCTAAATCAGAACACCAACCTCTAACTCTAAAATATGAAAGGTAACAaattccaccaaca
The Xenopus laevis strain J_2021 chromosome 9_10S, Xenopus_laevis_v10.1, whole genome shotgun sequence DNA segment above includes these coding regions:
- the rprm.S gene encoding protein reprimo; translation: MNQTEAGLLFSNGTDSIGSILGCCTPASVVTDDGFEVPPLDERNLFIMRVVQIAVMCVLSLTVVFGIFFLGCNLLIKSEGMINFLVKDRRPSKEIEAVIIGPY